Proteins found in one Pantanalinema sp. genomic segment:
- a CDS encoding ABC transporter permease subunit — protein sequence MNLDLIRHEAGSAWRLLLILALGLLLFGVLMSAVFPAMHDSMSAMLRMVPSFLQPMVRSRAGLDTFEGFAGIAFTHPVLLALFAAWSIARGAQAIAGEIEAGTLGWILSYPLDRAAFVLSKALVLLSGAMALSIAFIAGLLGAAEALGIAHAGIRPYLLAGLETFALYGAIGAITLCCSAMTSEKGKAVLVGTGIMLGGFLLNYVAELWAPAKAVRFLSLFAYYDPKALLGGGALVPSHLGVLLGVTLVAIAGAVLAFRRRDLSI from the coding sequence GTGAACCTCGACCTGATCCGCCACGAAGCCGGGAGCGCCTGGCGCCTCCTCCTCATCCTCGCGCTGGGGCTGCTGCTCTTCGGCGTGCTGATGAGCGCCGTCTTCCCGGCCATGCACGACTCCATGTCCGCCATGCTGCGCATGGTGCCGAGCTTCCTGCAGCCCATGGTGCGCTCGCGCGCAGGCCTCGACACCTTCGAGGGGTTCGCCGGGATCGCCTTCACCCACCCGGTGCTCCTGGCGCTGTTCGCCGCCTGGTCCATCGCCCGAGGCGCGCAGGCGATCGCCGGCGAGATCGAGGCCGGCACGCTCGGATGGATCCTGAGCTACCCGCTCGATCGCGCCGCCTTCGTCCTCTCGAAGGCCCTCGTGCTGCTCTCGGGCGCGATGGCGCTCTCGATCGCCTTCATCGCCGGGCTGCTGGGCGCCGCGGAGGCCCTCGGCATCGCGCACGCGGGAATCCGGCCCTACCTGCTCGCGGGCCTCGAGACCTTCGCGCTCTACGGGGCCATCGGCGCGATCACCCTGTGCTGCTCGGCCATGACCTCCGAGAAGGGCAAGGCCGTGCTCGTCGGCACGGGGATCATGCTCGGGGGCTTCTTGCTGAACTACGTCGCGGAGCTGTGGGCGCCCGCCAAGGCGGTGCGCTTCCTCTCGCTCTTCGCCTACTACGACCCCAAGGCCCTGCTCGGCGGCGGCGCGCTCGTGCCTTCACACCTGGGGGTGCTGCTGGGGGTCACGCTCGTGGCGATCGCCGGGGCCGTCCTCGCGTTCCGCCGGCGGGACCTGTCGATCTAG
- a CDS encoding S-layer homology domain-containing protein codes for MIRGNRIGALAIALGLAAAPAWAASFTDLPEGSPRATLATLLSDRGILSGIGETEFGGETPITRYELAAILNALLDPRDVPFNVVAWSDIPPGHPAMPSVSRVTSLSLLAGEGGRFVGLRRVNRLEFAAALDRLLSYRSVTAPPHRKGPARSFSDVPVSGESGQLLDRAANFWQFVDAPRRVRFRPFEPITRIEALDMLARAVMLLDPTLQEAIKAALAADAPAPSPTPVPTPHPTRSPVPTRTPAPAWTPAPVRTPAPLTTPTPAATPRPVSTPTPARTPAPVLTPAPDPTPSVVSPSPEPEPTPRVPFWLREDPAYKAPTPAPTARPQPAPEPTAPAPTPQPTPAPSARPASGGLKTGTAPAPASTLKELLVPKARLGFDPVLFYQGSGLQALFPGFLNLDASAEYWREAFGGALALGTIYPIPVASPQSDYFDFHLHGEGYYKLPFRGDDWQAAVGASVMTRMLNGQANASFDANTMALGLGPALRIAYRAMPALGVHGGVQLYPLMFHSYKEASALGVLGAWQVGAEYDLLRLGDGTLKAHAYYHGTLGATFDSAGMQTAHMLSIGAGGSF; via the coding sequence GTGATTCGCGGCAATCGGATCGGGGCGCTTGCGATCGCGCTCGGCCTCGCGGCCGCACCCGCGTGGGCCGCGTCGTTCACGGACCTGCCGGAAGGCAGCCCCCGCGCCACCCTCGCGACCCTGCTCTCGGATCGCGGCATCCTGAGCGGCATCGGCGAGACCGAGTTCGGCGGGGAGACCCCCATCACCCGCTACGAGCTGGCGGCGATCCTCAACGCCCTTCTGGACCCGCGCGACGTGCCCTTCAACGTGGTGGCGTGGTCCGACATCCCGCCCGGCCACCCGGCCATGCCCTCGGTCAGCCGCGTGACGAGCCTCAGCCTTCTTGCTGGCGAGGGCGGGCGCTTCGTCGGCCTGCGCCGCGTCAACCGCCTGGAGTTCGCCGCGGCGCTCGATCGCCTGCTCTCCTACCGCTCGGTCACGGCACCGCCGCATCGCAAGGGCCCGGCCCGCAGCTTCTCGGACGTGCCGGTTTCGGGCGAATCGGGGCAGCTGCTCGACCGCGCCGCCAACTTCTGGCAGTTCGTCGACGCGCCCAGGCGCGTGCGCTTCCGGCCGTTCGAGCCCATCACCCGCATCGAGGCGCTCGACATGCTCGCGCGCGCGGTCATGCTCCTGGACCCGACCCTGCAGGAGGCCATCAAGGCGGCCCTCGCCGCTGACGCCCCCGCCCCGTCGCCGACGCCCGTCCCGACCCCGCACCCGACGCGCTCGCCCGTCCCCACCCGGACGCCCGCTCCCGCGTGGACGCCAGCCCCCGTGCGCACCCCGGCCCCGCTCACGACCCCGACCCCGGCGGCGACCCCGCGGCCCGTCTCGACTCCCACACCGGCTCGCACGCCGGCCCCGGTGCTCACGCCCGCGCCCGATCCGACACCGAGCGTCGTCTCCCCTTCCCCCGAGCCGGAGCCCACGCCGCGGGTGCCCTTCTGGCTGCGCGAGGATCCGGCGTACAAGGCGCCGACCCCGGCGCCGACGGCGCGGCCCCAGCCCGCCCCGGAACCGACCGCCCCGGCCCCGACGCCCCAGCCCACCCCTGCTCCGAGCGCCAGGCCCGCGAGCGGCGGCCTCAAGACGGGCACGGCCCCGGCCCCCGCGTCGACCCTCAAGGAGCTGCTGGTGCCCAAGGCCCGGCTCGGCTTCGACCCGGTCCTGTTCTACCAGGGCAGCGGTCTCCAGGCCCTCTTCCCGGGCTTCCTCAACCTGGACGCCTCGGCCGAGTACTGGCGCGAGGCCTTCGGAGGCGCGCTCGCGCTCGGGACCATCTACCCCATCCCCGTCGCGAGCCCCCAGAGCGACTACTTCGACTTCCACCTGCACGGCGAGGGCTACTACAAGCTGCCCTTCCGGGGGGACGACTGGCAAGCTGCCGTGGGCGCGAGCGTCATGACGCGCATGCTCAATGGCCAGGCCAACGCCTCGTTCGACGCCAACACCATGGCCCTGGGCCTCGGCCCCGCGCTCCGAATCGCCTACCGCGCCATGCCCGCGCTGGGGGTGCACGGCGGTGTCCAGCTCTATCCGCTCATGTTCCACTCCTACAAGGAGGCGAGCGCCCTCGGGGTGCTCGGCGCCTGGCAAGTCGGCGCCGAGTACGACCTGCTGAGGCTGGGCGACGGGACGCTCAAGGCCCACGCCTACTACCACGGCACCCTGGGCGCCACCTTCGACTCGGCCGGCATGCAGACGGCGCACATGCTCTCGATCGGAGCAGGAGGAAGCTTCTAG
- a CDS encoding methyl-accepting chemotaxis protein: MNTIQKLAFHVISVVTLVVLFQLAFGFHMSAGTAVFLLILLVIDLAGDFWTLLGIRRDINQAMTEMKAISAGDLSITIKVTGQGETAEMQRTMQEMLLSLRRLVGQVNGAASSVAEGTTHILSDSQRMSGLSQAQIQAVGAGTRKIAEMVESIEGVADRAESLVERVVEASSSIEQMAGSIQQVAGSAGELAAAVDQTSASIEEMAASVHEVAVNATEANRIAERSAVAAEGGKAAVAQTIGGMKQISRAMTEVGGAIAGLGKSSAEIGAIVETIEDIADQTNLLALNAAIEAARAGDAGRGFAVVADEVRKLAERSGKATQEIAQLIQGIQREIAQAVQSGQAGTKAIENGTHLAQTAGDSLAAIVETVGEVCRLMGQIAQATQEQNRAADQIHSAIGSMNMLTQQVSTATREQSLGADRMVQVVGIIQQTSREVSAATASQRQGAELVAKEMGSIHLSAVDVAQATSLIQKTGADLLIQEQQLMEAIAGFKGEAATVRFAQALPSA, translated from the coding sequence TTGAACACCATCCAAAAGCTCGCCTTCCATGTCATCTCCGTCGTGACGCTGGTCGTCCTGTTCCAGCTGGCCTTCGGCTTCCACATGAGCGCAGGCACCGCCGTGTTCCTGCTGATCCTGCTCGTCATCGATCTGGCGGGCGACTTCTGGACCCTCCTCGGCATCCGCCGGGACATCAATCAGGCCATGACCGAGATGAAGGCCATCAGCGCGGGGGATCTGTCCATCACGATCAAGGTCACGGGCCAGGGCGAGACGGCCGAGATGCAACGGACCATGCAGGAGATGTTGCTGAGCCTCCGGCGCCTCGTCGGGCAGGTGAACGGTGCCGCCTCCTCGGTAGCCGAGGGCACCACCCACATCCTGAGCGACTCGCAGCGGATGTCGGGCCTCTCCCAGGCCCAGATCCAGGCGGTCGGGGCCGGGACCCGCAAGATCGCCGAGATGGTGGAGTCGATCGAGGGCGTCGCCGATCGCGCCGAATCGCTGGTCGAGCGGGTGGTGGAGGCCAGCTCCTCGATCGAGCAGATGGCGGGCTCGATCCAGCAGGTCGCAGGCAGCGCCGGCGAGCTCGCGGCGGCCGTGGACCAGACCTCGGCCAGCATCGAGGAGATGGCGGCGAGCGTCCACGAGGTCGCCGTCAATGCCACCGAGGCCAATCGCATCGCCGAGCGCTCGGCCGTCGCCGCCGAGGGGGGGAAGGCCGCGGTCGCGCAGACCATCGGCGGCATGAAGCAGATCAGCCGGGCGATGACCGAGGTGGGCGGGGCGATCGCTGGGCTGGGCAAGAGCTCGGCCGAGATCGGCGCCATCGTCGAGACGATCGAGGACATCGCCGACCAGACCAACCTGCTGGCCCTCAACGCGGCCATCGAGGCCGCGCGCGCAGGCGATGCCGGCCGCGGCTTCGCGGTGGTGGCCGACGAGGTGCGCAAGCTGGCCGAGCGCAGCGGCAAGGCCACCCAGGAGATCGCCCAGCTCATCCAGGGGATCCAGCGCGAGATCGCCCAGGCCGTGCAATCCGGCCAGGCCGGGACGAAGGCCATCGAGAACGGCACGCACCTGGCGCAGACCGCGGGCGACTCGCTTGCGGCCATCGTCGAGACCGTCGGCGAGGTCTGCCGGCTGATGGGCCAGATCGCGCAGGCCACCCAGGAGCAGAACCGGGCCGCCGACCAGATCCACTCTGCGATCGGCAGCATGAACATGCTGACCCAGCAGGTCTCCACGGCGACCCGCGAGCAGTCGCTCGGAGCCGACCGGATGGTGCAGGTGGTGGGGATCATCCAGCAGACCAGCCGCGAGGTCTCGGCGGCGACCGCCAGCCAGCGGCAGGGAGCCGAGCTCGTCGCCAAGGAGATGGGCAGCATCCACCTCTCGGCCGTGGACGTGGCCCAGGCCACCTCGCTCATCCAGAAGACCGGCGCCGACCTGCTGATCCAGGAGCAGCAGCTGATGGAGGCCATCGCCGGCTTCAAGGGGGAGGCCGCGACGGTGCGGTTCGCGCAGGCCCTTCCCTCGGCCTGA
- a CDS encoding DUF2993 domain-containing protein: MPLVYLLTGAILALYSLGSMFPGVAGNMLADQIRKQYGPFSKLEVQVVTDPPIRAMSGQVDALRIRAEGFAVEGVPISTATIETDPFHVDAGAALFGKTPTLAQPLEATVSAVLTEDGLNAILNSSMVTSRLKGIQTQFSVIPGMAVTRTVDILPGRLRLTQGRLSVDGTVDMGGGARVPFALSAIPKLVGDSQLAFGDIQASVFGSPIPPTMLGEAANHPIDLARFQAPGTTYRFLGLGVVPGRLWVDARIGISKLGGK; encoded by the coding sequence ATGCCGCTGGTCTATCTCCTGACGGGGGCCATCCTCGCCCTCTACTCGCTGGGCAGCATGTTCCCCGGCGTCGCGGGCAACATGCTCGCCGATCAGATCCGCAAGCAGTACGGTCCCTTCTCGAAGCTCGAGGTCCAGGTCGTCACCGACCCTCCCATCCGCGCGATGAGCGGCCAGGTGGACGCCCTGAGGATCCGAGCCGAGGGCTTCGCCGTCGAGGGGGTCCCCATCTCGACGGCGACCATCGAGACCGACCCCTTCCACGTGGACGCCGGCGCCGCGCTCTTCGGCAAGACGCCGACCCTCGCCCAGCCCCTCGAGGCCACCGTCTCGGCCGTCCTCACCGAGGACGGCCTCAACGCGATCCTGAACTCGAGCATGGTCACCAGCCGCCTCAAGGGCATCCAGACCCAGTTCAGCGTCATCCCTGGCATGGCCGTCACCCGCACCGTGGACATCCTGCCGGGCCGGCTGCGCCTGACCCAGGGCCGGCTTTCGGTGGACGGCACCGTGGACATGGGCGGCGGGGCACGGGTGCCCTTCGCCCTCAGCGCCATCCCGAAGCTGGTGGGCGACAGCCAGCTCGCCTTCGGCGACATCCAGGCCAGCGTGTTCGGCAGCCCCATCCCCCCCACCATGCTGGGAGAAGCGGCCAATCACCCCATCGACCTGGCGCGCTTCCAGGCTCCCGGCACGACCTATCGCTTCCTGGGGCTCGGGGTGGTGCCCGGCAGGCTGTGGGTGGACGCGCGGATCGGGATCAGCAAGCTTGGAGGCAAGTAG
- a CDS encoding DUF2196 domain-containing protein, with amino-acid sequence MRPKVGDRVLIASRPYAADRQSSEGIVAQVLTKSSTHPRGIKVRLTSGEIGRVRTVLASWG; translated from the coding sequence ATGCGCCCGAAAGTCGGCGATCGCGTCCTCATCGCCTCGCGGCCCTACGCGGCCGATCGCCAAAGCTCCGAGGGGATCGTCGCCCAGGTTCTCACCAAGTCCTCCACCCACCCGCGCGGGATCAAGGTCCGCCTGACAAGCGGCGAGATCGGCCGGGTCCGCACCGTGCTCGCCTCCTGGGGCTGA
- a CDS encoding LssY C-terminal domain-containing protein, with protein MKRFHLLLLLTMLAAGCGRAPMGVALGDTGTFGPAPAPVATPTPRLASLPSEPFTKKLAGKKTAPGDPVNVVMVGSEAAVHGAILKAGWIVAEPITFQTSLRMANAYAFNLPYANSPMSPLHLYDREQDVGYQKNSADVRKRDHFRIWKTPVLDPSGRQTWAIAATKDVKVRLIDGPTHVIDPKIDEERAYVATTLLETQLVTERYEIPGIGRPFQGKNGEGDPYETDGMAHVLVVAESAALAAR; from the coding sequence ATGAAGCGCTTTCACTTGCTGCTGTTGCTGACGATGCTCGCCGCGGGATGCGGCCGCGCCCCCATGGGCGTCGCTCTCGGCGACACCGGCACCTTCGGCCCCGCCCCGGCCCCGGTCGCGACCCCCACGCCGCGCCTGGCGAGCCTCCCGAGCGAGCCCTTCACCAAGAAGCTGGCCGGCAAGAAGACCGCCCCCGGCGACCCGGTGAACGTGGTCATGGTGGGCAGCGAAGCCGCCGTCCACGGCGCCATCCTCAAGGCCGGCTGGATCGTGGCCGAGCCCATCACCTTCCAGACCTCGCTGCGGATGGCCAACGCCTACGCCTTCAACCTCCCCTACGCCAACTCGCCCATGAGCCCGCTTCACCTCTACGACCGCGAGCAGGACGTGGGCTACCAGAAGAACAGCGCCGACGTGCGCAAGCGCGACCACTTCCGCATCTGGAAGACTCCCGTCCTGGATCCCAGCGGCCGCCAGACCTGGGCGATCGCGGCCACCAAGGACGTCAAGGTTCGCCTCATCGACGGCCCGACTCACGTCATCGACCCCAAGATCGACGAGGAGCGCGCCTACGTCGCCACGACCCTCCTCGAGACCCAGCTGGTGACGGAACGCTACGAGATCCCCGGCATCGGCCGCCCCTTCCAGGGAAAGAACGGCGAGGGAGATCCCTACGAGACCGACGGCATGGCCCACGTGCTGGTCGTGGCCGAGAGCGCGGCGCTCGCCGCGCGCTGA
- a CDS encoding response regulator, producing the protein MRPMKILVVDDEPTNAEILSLLLTREGHQVTIASDGPSGVEAALRLNPDMVFMDVLMPGDFDGLEAIRRIKADPAFTGIVICQSARASGADQEEGLVSGADGYLTKPFKRRDVLELIAQFEPGL; encoded by the coding sequence ATGCGTCCGATGAAAATACTCGTGGTCGACGATGAGCCGACCAACGCCGAGATCCTGAGCCTCCTGCTCACGCGGGAGGGGCACCAGGTGACCATCGCCTCGGATGGACCCTCGGGGGTCGAGGCGGCCCTGCGGCTCAACCCCGACATGGTCTTCATGGACGTGCTGATGCCCGGCGACTTTGACGGTCTCGAGGCCATCCGCCGGATCAAGGCCGATCCCGCCTTCACGGGGATCGTCATCTGCCAGTCGGCGCGCGCGAGCGGCGCCGACCAGGAGGAGGGGCTCGTCTCCGGCGCCGACGGCTACCTCACCAAGCCCTTCAAGCGCCGCGACGTGCTGGAGCTCATCGCCCAGTTCGAGCCGGGCCTCTGA
- a CDS encoding ABC transporter ATP-binding protein, translating into MTDAIALEGLTKRFGETAGVFGLDLHVAPGQIFGFLGPNGAGKTTTIRLLLSYLRPDAGSARVFGLDSRRDAVALRRRIGYLPAEFNLYEHMTGSDLLAYLSRYRPPGSLERARALAGRLGIKLDGRIRHYSKGMKQKVALIQAMMHDPDLLILDEPSDGFDPLIQQEFHHLLGEARERGKTVLLSSHILSEVEQLCDRVAIIRGGKLLAVEGVADLQARKVRLLNLTFDAPLDAREVGLPNATFRSQQGRHASFAYAGEARELLVALAALPVADFTLEPARLEEVFLGYYENPRP; encoded by the coding sequence ATGACCGACGCCATCGCCCTGGAAGGCCTGACCAAGCGCTTCGGCGAGACGGCCGGGGTGTTCGGCCTCGACCTGCACGTGGCGCCGGGACAGATCTTCGGCTTCCTCGGCCCCAACGGGGCCGGCAAGACCACCACCATCCGGCTGCTGCTCTCCTACCTCAGGCCCGACGCCGGAAGCGCCCGCGTCTTCGGCCTCGACTCCCGGCGCGACGCGGTGGCGCTGCGGCGGCGCATCGGCTACCTGCCGGCCGAGTTCAACCTCTACGAGCACATGACCGGGAGCGACCTGCTGGCCTATCTTTCCCGCTACCGCCCGCCGGGATCCCTCGAGCGCGCCCGCGCGCTCGCCGGCCGCCTCGGCATCAAGCTCGACGGCAGGATCCGCCACTACTCCAAGGGAATGAAGCAGAAAGTAGCCCTCATCCAGGCGATGATGCACGACCCGGACCTGCTGATCCTGGACGAGCCCTCCGACGGCTTCGACCCCCTCATCCAGCAGGAGTTCCACCACCTGCTCGGCGAGGCGCGCGAGCGGGGCAAGACGGTCCTCCTCTCGTCGCACATCCTCTCGGAGGTCGAGCAGCTCTGCGATCGCGTGGCCATCATCCGGGGCGGGAAGCTGCTCGCCGTCGAGGGGGTCGCCGACCTCCAGGCCCGCAAAGTCCGCCTGCTCAACCTGACGTTCGACGCGCCGCTCGACGCGCGCGAGGTGGGCCTGCCGAACGCGACCTTCCGCTCCCAGCAGGGGCGGCACGCGAGCTTCGCCTACGCCGGCGAGGCCCGCGAGCTGCTCGTCGCGCTCGCGGCGCTGCCCGTCGCCGACTTCACCCTGGAACCCGCCCGCCTTGAGGAGGTCTTCCTCGGCTACTACGAGAACCCCCGCCCGTGA
- a CDS encoding DUF192 domain-containing protein produces MRIERNQDEIVRHARIANNVWTRFLGLQFSKELPEGHGLLITPCNSVHMFFMNYPIDVVFLTKDLVVERLLPDLKPWRVSPVVLKAHQTLELPAGTIAKFDLKVGDRLEMKE; encoded by the coding sequence ATGCGGATTGAACGAAACCAGGACGAAATCGTAAGGCACGCTCGGATCGCGAACAACGTCTGGACCCGCTTTCTCGGGCTGCAATTCAGCAAGGAATTGCCCGAGGGGCACGGGCTCCTCATCACCCCCTGCAACTCCGTCCACATGTTCTTCATGAACTACCCCATCGACGTGGTATTCTTGACCAAAGACCTGGTCGTGGAGCGCCTTTTACCGGATCTTAAGCCCTGGCGCGTCTCGCCGGTGGTGTTGAAGGCGCATCAAACCCTCGAACTGCCCGCCGGGACCATCGCGAAGTTCGATCTCAAGGTGGGCGATCGCTTGGAAATGAAGGAGTAG
- the malQ gene encoding 4-alpha-glucanotransferase: MKFPRSSGVLLHPTSLPGRFGLGTLGDEAHRFVDYLAESGQRYWQVLPLGPTSYGDSPYQALSAFAGNPMLIDLERLVQEGWLAADDLSDAPAFPEEKVDYGWVIPYKTEKLRAAFARFEATAGAEDRQRFEGFCHGSMAWLADFALFMALKDHFDGASWSSWDQPLRDRHPEAVTAYHRRLEPQVRYHAFLQYLFFSQYTDLKRHAEARSVAIIGDLPIFVAYDSADAWSHPELFHFDSKGHPTVVAGVPPDYFSETGQLWGNPLYRWDALARTGYAWWIERLKMALTLYDVIRVDHFRGFEAYWEIPAGETTAVKGRWVKGPDRAFFDALRREMGELPIIAEDLGLITPEVEALRDGAGLPGMKILQFAFGSDAQNAYLPHNYRSSHCVVYTGTHDNDTTEGFFAQAAEEERAFFRAYVGSEAEGVSRALIRMAFASVADLAVIPMQDWLGLGSEARMNVPGQAADNWAWRMTSADASSALGASMRELAELYGRSKVRVSAELAAR, from the coding sequence TTGAAGTTTCCACGTTCCAGCGGCGTCCTGCTGCACCCCACCTCGCTGCCCGGTCGCTTCGGCCTCGGCACCCTTGGCGACGAGGCGCACCGCTTCGTCGACTACCTCGCCGAGAGCGGCCAGCGCTACTGGCAGGTCCTGCCCCTCGGCCCCACCAGCTACGGCGACTCGCCCTACCAGGCCCTCTCGGCCTTCGCCGGCAACCCCATGCTGATCGACCTGGAGCGCCTGGTGCAGGAGGGGTGGCTCGCGGCCGACGACCTTTCCGACGCGCCGGCCTTCCCCGAGGAAAAGGTCGACTACGGCTGGGTGATCCCCTACAAGACCGAGAAGCTGCGCGCGGCCTTCGCCCGCTTCGAGGCGACTGCCGGCGCCGAGGACCGGCAGCGCTTCGAGGGCTTCTGCCACGGCAGCATGGCCTGGCTTGCCGACTTCGCCCTGTTCATGGCCCTCAAGGACCACTTCGACGGCGCCTCATGGTCGAGCTGGGATCAGCCGCTGCGCGATCGCCACCCCGAGGCCGTCACCGCGTACCACCGCCGCCTGGAGCCCCAGGTGCGCTACCACGCCTTCCTCCAGTACCTCTTCTTCAGCCAGTACACCGACCTCAAGCGTCACGCCGAGGCGCGCTCGGTTGCGATCATCGGGGATCTGCCGATCTTCGTCGCCTACGACAGCGCGGACGCCTGGTCGCACCCCGAGCTGTTCCACTTCGATTCCAAGGGCCACCCCACGGTGGTGGCGGGGGTCCCGCCCGACTACTTCAGCGAGACCGGCCAGCTCTGGGGCAACCCCCTTTACCGCTGGGATGCGCTCGCCAGGACCGGCTACGCCTGGTGGATCGAGCGCCTCAAGATGGCGCTGACCCTCTACGACGTGATCCGGGTCGATCACTTCCGGGGGTTCGAGGCCTACTGGGAGATCCCCGCCGGCGAGACGACGGCCGTCAAGGGACGCTGGGTCAAGGGGCCGGATCGCGCCTTCTTCGACGCCCTCAGGCGCGAGATGGGCGAGCTGCCCATCATCGCCGAGGACCTCGGCCTCATCACCCCCGAGGTCGAGGCGCTGCGCGATGGAGCCGGGTTGCCCGGCATGAAGATCCTGCAGTTCGCCTTCGGTTCGGACGCCCAGAACGCCTACCTGCCCCACAACTACCGCTCGTCCCACTGCGTCGTCTACACGGGCACCCACGACAACGACACGACCGAGGGCTTCTTCGCCCAGGCGGCCGAAGAGGAGCGCGCGTTCTTCCGGGCCTACGTCGGATCCGAGGCCGAGGGCGTCTCGCGGGCCCTGATCCGCATGGCGTTCGCCTCGGTGGCGGATCTCGCCGTGATCCCCATGCAGGACTGGCTCGGGCTGGGCTCCGAGGCCCGGATGAACGTGCCCGGCCAGGCCGCCGACAACTGGGCGTGGCGCATGACCTCCGCCGACGCCTCGTCCGCGCTGGGCGCGTCGATGCGCGAGCTCGCCGAGCTGTACGGGCGCTCCAAGGTCCGGGTGAGCGCCGAGCTGGCCGCCCGCTAG
- a CDS encoding helical backbone metal receptor, with the protein MPILLCLLVLLALAAPAQAALLDFDGHRVPAGPYRRIVSLAPSNTELLYAIGWGDRVVGVTDACDYPAQARRKARVGSAENLSVERVLALSPDLVLGIPSKAPVYAQLGRMLRVPFVLLPSDDLESVAVNAEGLGEIVGPQGKRFAEKYRRQLAAIAPSRAHPKVFYMVWDRPLMSAGPRTFLDDLVRRSGGRNVVTAPGYAPFAQEALIASDPDVIAFPDNLRPAAERLRARLKRARLVALPADDVSRPGPRVITAIQQAAKAFDRKP; encoded by the coding sequence GTGCCGATTCTGCTCTGTCTTCTGGTCCTCTTGGCGCTGGCGGCGCCCGCCCAGGCCGCGCTCCTCGATTTCGACGGCCACCGGGTCCCTGCGGGGCCCTACCGTCGCATCGTGTCGCTCGCCCCCTCCAACACCGAGCTGCTCTACGCCATCGGCTGGGGCGATCGGGTGGTGGGGGTGACCGACGCCTGCGACTACCCCGCCCAGGCGCGGCGCAAGGCCCGGGTGGGGTCGGCCGAGAACCTGAGCGTGGAGCGGGTGCTCGCCCTTTCGCCGGACCTGGTGCTCGGGATTCCGAGCAAGGCGCCGGTCTACGCCCAGCTGGGGCGCATGCTCCGTGTCCCGTTCGTGCTCTTGCCGAGCGACGACCTCGAGTCGGTGGCCGTCAACGCCGAGGGCCTCGGCGAGATCGTCGGGCCCCAGGGCAAGCGCTTCGCCGAGAAGTACCGCCGGCAGCTCGCGGCAATCGCGCCCAGCCGGGCGCACCCCAAGGTCTTCTACATGGTGTGGGATCGCCCGCTCATGTCCGCCGGGCCCAGGACCTTCCTGGACGACCTGGTGCGGCGCTCGGGGGGGCGCAACGTCGTGACGGCCCCCGGCTACGCGCCCTTCGCCCAAGAGGCCCTGATCGCGAGCGATCCGGACGTGATCGCCTTCCCTGACAACCTGCGGCCCGCCGCCGAGCGGCTGAGGGCCCGCCTCAAGCGAGCGCGCCTGGTCGCCCTGCCGGCCGACGACGTCTCGCGGCCCGGGCCGCGCGTCATCACGGCGATCCAGCAAGCAGCCAAGGCCTTCGACCGGAAGCCCTGA